From the Euphorbia lathyris chromosome 6, ddEupLath1.1, whole genome shotgun sequence genome, one window contains:
- the LOC136233301 gene encoding protein DOG1-like 4 has product MKSKVEEKFTEFFEKWISQLEDYLQQLRKLSTEHRASKNTPTEQELQALVSKVTQHYKEYYTVKWALAVEDVLPFFYPIWSTPLENAYSWVTGWKPSAVFKLLDSVRTTSPVLGPSLVELTQEQQRKIQQLRAKVRVEKEKVEMEMERQQVAVAERKMVELARLVFRVKTGDKASQVEGLVQVALNGVLSGLVKVMKMADCVRLRTMKGTLDILNPLQCVDFLAMITMFQLQLQQAGKKMDCIRHVNI; this is encoded by the coding sequence ATGAAAAGCAAAGTCGAAGAGAAATTCACCGAGTTCTTCGAGAAGTGGATATCCCAGCTGGAAGACTATCTTCAACAACTCAGAAAGCTATCAACCGAACACCGAGCTTCTAAAAACACCCCCACCGAACAAGAGCTCCAAGCTTTAGTTTCCAAAGTAACCCAACACTACAAAGAATACTACACTGTAAAGTGGGCTTTAGCAGTTGAAGATGTCCTCCCTTTTTTCTACCCGATTTGGTCCACCCCTTTAGAAAATGCTTACTCTTGGGTCACAGGTTGGAAGCCATCAGCCGTGTTCAAATTACTTGACTCAGTAAGAACAACATCTCCGGTTCTGGGTCCGAGTTTAGTGGAGTTAACGCAGGAACAGCAGAGGAAGATTCAGCAGTTGAGGGCAAAAGTAAGAGTGGAGAAAGAGAAGGtggagatggagatggagaGGCAACAAGTAGCTGTTGCAGAGAGAAAAATGGTGGAACTGGCTCGGCTGGTTTTCCGAGTGAAGACTGGAGATAAAGCTAGCCAAGTGGAGGGATTGGTGCAGGTAGCATTAAATGGGGTATTGAGTGGTTTAGTGAAAGTAATGAAAATGGCAGATTGTGTTAGACTTAGGACTATGAAAGGTACTTTGGATATTTTGAACCCATTACAGTGTGTGGATTTCTTGGCTATGATTACTATGTTTCAGCTTCAGCTTCAACAAGCTGGGAAGAAAATGGATTGCATTCGCCATGTCAATATTTAG